A genomic segment from Nicotiana sylvestris chromosome 1, ASM39365v2, whole genome shotgun sequence encodes:
- the LOC104219973 gene encoding probable protein S-acyltransferase 23 isoform X2, with protein sequence MASSEIEIVSYSNDQQNSGFQNPNEPAIIDVYSAAAYGDFDKLRKFVEIDGVSVYQPDGNGYYALQWAALNNFVDIVQYIIEHGGNVHAFDNAGQTALHWAAVRGSIAAADVLLQNGARVEAADVNGYRAVHVAAQYGQTAFLNHIVAKYHADLNVPDNDGRSPLHWAAYKGFGDTIRLLLFRDAFQGRQDKDGCTPLHWAALRGNTEACTLLVHAGTKADLTVKDKAGFTPAELASDKGHRQIAFILSNAQRSQRKQWKDKVFAAKMGGKGYAPILFSVVVVNIIIFISSVLFAPGLTKVTAVVALWGWTAVSLAVAALLIKDPGYIKTGVVGQPDAQDLLLNIDLNNTSSWSGNWSQLCPTCKIIRPVRSKHCPTCNRCVEQFDHHCPWVSNCVGKRNKRDFFVFLCMGSLTSIIGAAVAVQRIWTSVPSLVDDESWLHHVVFAYPGVITFLFMDGVILIAAVTLCVVQISQIARNITTNEMANAIRYGYLRGPDGRFRNPYNHGCRKNCSDFLINGYTNDDEIAWPPLQHVAR encoded by the exons ATGGCTTCATCAGAAATTGAAATCGTATCCTACTCTAACGATCAACAGAACTCGGGTTTTCAAAACCCTAACGAACCAGCCATAATCGATGTTTACTCTGCTGCCGCTTACGGAGATTTTGACAAACTCCGGAAATTCGTTGAAATTGACGGCGTTTCTGTTTACCAGCCAGACGGCAACGGCTATTACGCGCTTCAGTGGGCTGCTCTCAACAATTTCGTTGATATTGTCCAATATATCATCGAG CACGGAGGCAATGTCCATGCGTTCGACAATGCGGGGCAGACTGCATTGCATTGGGCAGCAGTGCGGGGCTCAATTGCTGCTGCTGATGTGTTGTTGCAGAATGGTGCGCGGGTTGAGGCTGCTGATGTTAATGGCTATCGG GCAGTTCATGTTGCAGCTCAGTATGGTCAAACAGCTTTTCTAAATCACATTGTTGCAAAGTATCATGCTGACCTTAATGTACCAGATAATGATGGGAGGAGCCCTCTTCACTG GGCTGCATACAAGGGATTTGGTGATACCATTAGGTTACTTCTATTCAGAGATGCTTTTCAAGGGAGACAAGATAAAGATG GTTGCACTCCTTTGCATTGGGCAGCATTAAGAGGAAACACAGAGGCTTGCACTTTACTTGTACATGCAGGCACAAAGGCGGACTTAACAGTCAAAGATAAGGCCGGATTTACTCCTGCAGAGCTTGCATCTGATAAAGGTCATCGACAAATAGCATTTATACTT TCTAATGCCCAAAGGTCACAGAGAAAGCAGTGGAAAGACAAGGTTTTCGCTGCTAAAATGGGGGGAAAAGGCTACGCTCCAATTCTATTCTCTGTTGTTGTTGTCAACATCATTATCTTTATCAGTTCAGTCCTCTTTG CTCCTGGTCTTACAAAAGTTACTGCTGTTGTTGCACTTTGGGGATGGACTGCTGTTTCCCTGGCAGTTGCCGCGCTCCTAAT TAAAGATCCAGGTTACATCAAGACGGGGGTCGTTGGTCAACCTGATGCTCAG GATCTACTGTTGAATATTGATTTGAACAATACTTCCAGTTGGTCTGGGAACTGGTCTCAGCTTTGTCCCACCTGCAAG ATCATACGACCTGTTCGGTCAAAACACTGTCCTACTTGCAACCGCTGTGTTGAACAATTCGATCATCATTGCCCCTGGGTCTCAAATTGTGTGGGGAAG AGGAATAAGCGGGACTTCTTCGTTTTCCTTTGCATGGGTTCTTTGACATCTATAATTGGTGCTGCAGTAGCTGTCCAAA GAATTTGGACATCAGTACCATCATTGGTAGACGATGAATCGTGGTTACATCATGTTGTCTTTGCGTATCCTGGTGTAATCACTTTTCTGTTCATGGATGGGGTTATTCTGATTGCTGCTGTAACTCTGTGTGTAGTACAGATATCCCAG ATAGCTCGAAATATTACAACCAATGAAATGGCGAATGCTATTAGATATGGGTATCTTCGTGGTCCAGATGGGAGGTTCCGGAATCCCTATAACCATGGATGTCGAAAGAATTGCTCTGATTTCCTTATCAATGGTTACACAAATGATGATGAGATCGCATGGCCACCTCTGCAGCACGTTGCAAGATAG
- the LOC104219974 gene encoding L-galactose dehydrogenase, with product MAAQTLQLRPLGNTGLNLSSVGFGASPLGKVFGDVSEQDAFAAVREAFRLGVNFFDTSPYYGGTLSEKVLGKALKALGAPRDEYIVSTKCGRYKEGFDFSAERVTKSIDESLERLQLDYVDILQCHDIEFGSLDQIVNETLPALQKLKQAGKIRFIGITGLPLGIFTYVLDRVPPGTVDVILSYCHYSINDSTLEDLLPYLKSKGVGVISASPLAMGLLTEAGAPEWHPASSELKAACRAAVDHCKGKGKNISKLALQYSLANTDISSVLVGMKSVKEVEENIAAALELATAGMDEETLSEITDILKPVKNQSWPSGIQQS from the exons ATGGCAGCTCAGACATTGCAGCTCCGACCACTGGGCAACACCGGCCTCAACCTCAGCTCCGTCGGCTTCGGCGCTTCTCCTCTTGGCAAAGTCTTCGGCGATGTCTCCGAACAAGACGCCTTCGCCGCCGTGCGTGAAGCCTTTCGCCTTGGCGTCAATTTCTTTGATACTTCCCC GTATTATGGAGGAACATTATCGGAAAAGGTACTAGGGAAGGCTTTGAAGGCTCTTGGAGCGCCTAGAGATGAGTACATTGTGTCAACAAAGTGTGGGAGGTACAAAGAGGGATTTGATTTCAGTGCTGAGAGAGTGACTAAAAGCATTGATGAGAGCTTGGAGAGGCTACAGCTTGATTATGTTGATATTTTGCAATGTCACGATATTGAGTTTGGGTCTCTTGATCAG ATTGTGAATGAGACGCTTCCAGCCCTTCAGAAACTGAAGCAAGCTGGAAAGATCCGTTTCATTGGCATAACCGGCCTTCCATTGGGGATATTCACTTATGTGCTTGATCGGGTACCTCCAGGGACAGTTGATGTTATCCTGTCATATTGTCACTACAGTATCAATGACTCAACTTTGGAGGATCTGTTGCCATACCTGAAGAGCAAGGGTGTGGGAGTGATCAGTGCTTCCCCTCTTGCAATGGGTCTTCTTACTGAGGCTGGAGCTCCAGAGTGGCACCCTGCTTCTTCTGAACTTAAG GCTGCCTGCCGAGCTGCCGTTGATCATTGCAAAGGAAAGGGAAAGAATATCTCAAAGTTAGCATTGCAATACAGTTTAGCAAATACTGATATTTCATCCGTACTAGTGGGGATGAAGTCCGTTAAAGAG GTGGAGGAAAATATAGCAGCTGCCCTGGAGCTAGCAACGGCTGGGATGGATGAAGAAACATTATCAGAGATCACAGACATTCTGAAACCAGTGAAGAATCAGTCATGGCCTAGTGGTATCCAACAAAGTTGA
- the LOC104219973 gene encoding probable protein S-acyltransferase 23 isoform X1, with protein MASSEIEIVSYSNDQQNSGFQNPNEPAIIDVYSAAAYGDFDKLRKFVEIDGVSVYQPDGNGYYALQWAALNNFVDIVQYIIEHGGNVHAFDNAGQTALHWAAVRGSIAAADVLLQNGARVEAADVNGYRAVHVAAQYGQTAFLNHIVAKYHADLNVPDNDGRSPLHWAAYKGFGDTIRLLLFRDAFQGRQDKDGCTPLHWAALRGNTEACTLLVHAGTKADLTVKDKAGFTPAELASDKGHRQIAFILSNAQRSQRKQWKDKVFAAKMGGKGYAPILFSVVVVNIIIFISSVLFAPGLTKVTAVVALWGWTAVSLAVAALLMLVRCSSKDPGYIKTGVVGQPDAQDLLLNIDLNNTSSWSGNWSQLCPTCKIIRPVRSKHCPTCNRCVEQFDHHCPWVSNCVGKRNKRDFFVFLCMGSLTSIIGAAVAVQRIWTSVPSLVDDESWLHHVVFAYPGVITFLFMDGVILIAAVTLCVVQISQIARNITTNEMANAIRYGYLRGPDGRFRNPYNHGCRKNCSDFLINGYTNDDEIAWPPLQHVAR; from the exons ATGGCTTCATCAGAAATTGAAATCGTATCCTACTCTAACGATCAACAGAACTCGGGTTTTCAAAACCCTAACGAACCAGCCATAATCGATGTTTACTCTGCTGCCGCTTACGGAGATTTTGACAAACTCCGGAAATTCGTTGAAATTGACGGCGTTTCTGTTTACCAGCCAGACGGCAACGGCTATTACGCGCTTCAGTGGGCTGCTCTCAACAATTTCGTTGATATTGTCCAATATATCATCGAG CACGGAGGCAATGTCCATGCGTTCGACAATGCGGGGCAGACTGCATTGCATTGGGCAGCAGTGCGGGGCTCAATTGCTGCTGCTGATGTGTTGTTGCAGAATGGTGCGCGGGTTGAGGCTGCTGATGTTAATGGCTATCGG GCAGTTCATGTTGCAGCTCAGTATGGTCAAACAGCTTTTCTAAATCACATTGTTGCAAAGTATCATGCTGACCTTAATGTACCAGATAATGATGGGAGGAGCCCTCTTCACTG GGCTGCATACAAGGGATTTGGTGATACCATTAGGTTACTTCTATTCAGAGATGCTTTTCAAGGGAGACAAGATAAAGATG GTTGCACTCCTTTGCATTGGGCAGCATTAAGAGGAAACACAGAGGCTTGCACTTTACTTGTACATGCAGGCACAAAGGCGGACTTAACAGTCAAAGATAAGGCCGGATTTACTCCTGCAGAGCTTGCATCTGATAAAGGTCATCGACAAATAGCATTTATACTT TCTAATGCCCAAAGGTCACAGAGAAAGCAGTGGAAAGACAAGGTTTTCGCTGCTAAAATGGGGGGAAAAGGCTACGCTCCAATTCTATTCTCTGTTGTTGTTGTCAACATCATTATCTTTATCAGTTCAGTCCTCTTTG CTCCTGGTCTTACAAAAGTTACTGCTGTTGTTGCACTTTGGGGATGGACTGCTGTTTCCCTGGCAGTTGCCGCGCTCCTAATGTTAGTGCGTTGCAGTAG TAAAGATCCAGGTTACATCAAGACGGGGGTCGTTGGTCAACCTGATGCTCAG GATCTACTGTTGAATATTGATTTGAACAATACTTCCAGTTGGTCTGGGAACTGGTCTCAGCTTTGTCCCACCTGCAAG ATCATACGACCTGTTCGGTCAAAACACTGTCCTACTTGCAACCGCTGTGTTGAACAATTCGATCATCATTGCCCCTGGGTCTCAAATTGTGTGGGGAAG AGGAATAAGCGGGACTTCTTCGTTTTCCTTTGCATGGGTTCTTTGACATCTATAATTGGTGCTGCAGTAGCTGTCCAAA GAATTTGGACATCAGTACCATCATTGGTAGACGATGAATCGTGGTTACATCATGTTGTCTTTGCGTATCCTGGTGTAATCACTTTTCTGTTCATGGATGGGGTTATTCTGATTGCTGCTGTAACTCTGTGTGTAGTACAGATATCCCAG ATAGCTCGAAATATTACAACCAATGAAATGGCGAATGCTATTAGATATGGGTATCTTCGTGGTCCAGATGGGAGGTTCCGGAATCCCTATAACCATGGATGTCGAAAGAATTGCTCTGATTTCCTTATCAATGGTTACACAAATGATGATGAGATCGCATGGCCACCTCTGCAGCACGTTGCAAGATAG